A portion of the Paucilactobacillus hokkaidonensis JCM 18461 genome contains these proteins:
- a CDS encoding GNAT family N-acetyltransferase, whose translation MKVTQLNDINEQQLNQIMQIWLAGNEEAHSFVRANYWSDAFTAVKQQIALADIFVVMDAEKIIAFAGLADHYIAGLFVKRAYRDQGIGGAVIDYLQQNYTELELNVFEKNEAAFRFYQAHHFKIVEQKLDEETREVDFKMKWVKQA comes from the coding sequence ATGAAAGTAACTCAATTAAATGATATTAATGAGCAACAATTAAACCAGATTATGCAAATTTGGTTAGCGGGAAATGAAGAGGCCCACAGTTTTGTACGGGCTAACTATTGGTCAGATGCTTTTACAGCAGTTAAACAACAAATTGCATTGGCAGATATTTTTGTGGTGATGGATGCAGAAAAAATAATCGCCTTCGCAGGATTGGCTGATCATTATATTGCAGGATTGTTTGTTAAACGGGCCTATCGAGATCAGGGGATTGGCGGAGCAGTTATTGATTATTTGCAACAAAATTATACCGAATTAGAATTAAATGTCTTTGAAAAAAATGAGGCTGCGTTTAGGTTTTATCAGGCACACCACTTCAAAATCGTTGAACAAAAACTGGACGAAGAAACAAGGGAAGTTGATTTTAAAATGAAATGGGTAAAACAAGCTTAA